In one Lolium rigidum isolate FL_2022 chromosome 3, APGP_CSIRO_Lrig_0.1, whole genome shotgun sequence genomic region, the following are encoded:
- the LOC124702677 gene encoding chaperone protein ClpB2, chloroplastic isoform X1, with translation MAAAPPLAADILISSPAAAPAVAPAPVVAAAWGNRRGASRCGALRATRGRGWPAPVVGKGRPPRTLSVRCDASSRDGRITQQEFTEMAWQSIVLAPEVAKESKHQIVETEHLMKSLLEQRNGLARRIFSKAGVDNTRLLDATEKYIQRQPKVLGEDPGSMLGRDLEALIQRARDFKKEYGDSFVSVEHLVLGFADDKRFGRQLFKDFQITVKSLKTAIESIRGKQNVIDQDPEGKYEALERYGKDLTAMARQGKLDPVIGRDDEIRRCIQILSRRTKNNPVLIGEPGVGKTAIAEGLAQRIVQGDVPQALTNRRLITLDMGALIAGAKYRGEFEDRLKAVLKEVTDSDGQVILFIDEIHTVVGAGATSGSMDAGNLLKPMLGRGELRCIGATTLDEYRKYIEKDPALERRFQQVYVDQPSVEDTVSILRGLRERYELHHGVRISDSALVAAAVLSDRYISGRFLPDKAIDLVDESAAKLKMEITSKPTALDEIDRSVLKLEMERLSLTNDTDKASRDRLSRIEAELSLLKDTQKELTEQWEHEKSVMTKIQSIKEEIDRLNVEIQQAEREYDLNRAAELKYGSLNALQRQLQTTENELNEYQSSGKSMLREEVTQDDIAEIVSRWTGIPVSKLKQSDREKLLYLEDELHKRVVGQDPAVTAVSEAIQRSRAGLSDPNRPIASFMFMGPTGVGKTELAKALASFMFNTEDAVVRIDMSEYMEKHSVSRLIGAPPGYVGYEEGGQLTEAVRRRPYSVVLFDEIEKAHSDVFNVFLQVLDDGRVTDSQGRKVSFTNTIIIMTSNVGSQYILNMDEDGGTTDLSYESMKKRVMDAARSVFRPEFMNRVDEYIVFKPLERQQINRIVKLQLARVQKRIADRKIKLEVSPAAIEFLGSLGYDPNYGARPVKRVLQQYVENELAKGILRGDFKDEDSIFVDTQVTVPSNGQLPQQKLVFRKINEESKPAAAEDEKFLPTV, from the exons ATGgcagccgcgccgccgctcgccgccgacaTCCTCatctcctcccccgccgccgccccggccgtCGCGCCGGCGCCGGTCGTCGCCGCGGCGTGGGGCAACAGGAGAGGGGCATCGAGGTGCGGGGCGCTTAGGGCCACGAGAGGACGCGGATGGCCGGCTCCGGTAGTCGGGAAGGGGAGGCCGCCGCGGACGCTCTCCGTGAGGTGCGACGCCAGCTCCCGGGACGGGAGG ATCACACAACAAGAATTTACTGAGATGGCATGGCAATCAATTGTTCTGGCACCTGAAGTAGCCAAAGAGAGTAAACACCAGATTGTGGAGACCGAACATTTGATGAAATCCTTGCTGGAGCAGAGGAATGGCCTTGCCCGTCGAATCTTTTCAAAAGCTGGAGTTGATAACACAAGGCTTCTTGATGCCACCGAGAAGTATATCCAGCGGCAAccaaag GTATTAGGTGAAGATCCTGGTTCAATGTTAGGACGTGACTTGGAAGCTCTGATACAAAGAGCAAGAGACTTTAAGAAAGAGTATGGTGATTCATTTGTCTCAGTTGAACATCTTGTTCTTGGCTTTGCGGATGATAAGCGATTTGGAAGACAGCTGTTCAAGGATTTTCAGATCACTGTCAAGTCTTTGAAAACAGCTATTGAATCCATAAGAGGGAAGCAAAATGTAATCGATCAAG ATCCTGAGGGCAAGTATGAAGCTTTGGAAAGATATGGAAAGGACCTGACAGCTATGGCACGCCAGGGGAAGCTCGACCCAGTTATTGGAAGAGATGATGAAATTCGTAGGTGCATTCAAATTTTATCTCGGAGAACAAAGAACAACCCAGTTTTGATTGGTGAACCTGGTGTGGGGAAAACAGCTATAGCTGAAGG GCTTGCTCAGAGGATAGTGCAAGGAGATGTTCCACAAGCACTGACAAACCGTCGA CTCATTACACTTGACATGGGTGCTTTGATTGCTGGTGCAAAATATCGAGGAGAATTCGAGGATAGGCTGAAAGCTGTACTCAAAGAAGTTACAGATTCTGATGGACAGGTCATTCTCTTCATTGATGAGATTCACACTGTTGTTGGAGCAG GTGCCACGTCTGGTTCAATGGATGCTGGTAATCTTCTGAAACCAATGCTTGGAAGAGGGGAGCTACGCTGCATTGGTGCAACAACCCTCGATGAGTACCGTAAATATATTGAGAAAGACCCAGCATTGGAGCGCCGCTTCCAACAAGTTTATGTTGATCAACCATCAGTTGAAGATACAGTCTCAATACTCCGAGGATTGCGTGAGAGATATGAATTGCACCATGGAGTCCGCATATCAGATAGTGCCCTTGTGGCCGCTGCTGTTTTATCTGATCGTTACATCAGCGGACGTTTTTTGCCTGACAAAG CAATTGATTTGGTCGATGAATCAGCTGCCAAGTTGAAGATGGAGATAACATCGAAGCCGACTGCTCTGGATGAGATTGATCGTTCTGTGCTTAAACTTGAAATGGAACGTCTCTCACTCACAAATGACACAGACAAAGCATCAAGGGACAGACTATCTCGCATTGAAGCAGAGTTGTCACTTTTGAAAGATACGCAGAAGGAACTGACTGAGCAGTGGGAGCACGAGAAGTCAGTGATGACAAAGATTCAATCTATTAAAGAAGAG ATTGACAGGTTAAATGTGGAGATCCAGCAGGCTGAACGTGAGTATGATCTCAATCGTGCAGCTGAACTGAAGTATGGTAGTCTGAATGCGTTGCAGCGGCAGCTTCAAACAACAGAGAATGAGCTAAATGAATACCAAAGTTCAGGGAAATCCATGCTAAGAGAAGAGGTGACCCAAGATGATATTGCCGAAATTGTGAGCCGATGGACGGGTATTCCAGTTTCAAAATTAAAGCAATCTGATAGAGAGAAGCTTCTGTATCTTGAGGATGAACTGCACAAGCGTGTCGTCGGGCAGGATCCTGCAGTCACAGCAGTGTCAGAGGCCATTCAGAGATCCAGAGCTGGTTTGTCTGATCCAAACCGTCCCATTGCCAGCTTCATGTTCATGGGGCCTACGGGAGTGGGCAAAACAGAATTAGCAAAAGCCCTTGCTTCTTTTATGTTCAACACTGAGGACGCTGTTGTCAGGATTGACATGAGTGAGTATATGGAGAAACATTCTGTCTCGAGACTGATTGGTGCACCACCAGGTTATGTTGGGTATGAGGAGGGTGGCCAGCTAACAGAAGCTGTCCGTAGGAGGCCATATTCCGTCGTCTTGTTTGATGAGATTGAGAAAGCCCATTCAGATGTATTCAACGTTTTCCTTCAAGTATTGGATGACGGCAGGGTTACTGACTCACAGGGTCGGAAGGTGAGCTTCACCAACACTATCATTATCATGACATCCAATGTTGGTTCACAGTACATATTAAACATGGATGAGGATGGTGGAACAACTGATTTGTCCTATGAGAGTATGAAGAAGAGGGTGATGGATGCTGCAAGATCAGTTTTCCGGCCAGAGTTCATGAATCGTGTAGATGAGTACATTGTTTTCAAGCCTCTCGAGAGACAACAGATCAACAGGATTGTCAAATTACAG TTGGCAAGAGTACAGAAGAGGATTGCTGACcgcaagatcaaactcgaagtctCACCTGCGGCAATTGAATTCCTGGGAAGCCTTGGGTACGACCCGAACTATGGCGCCAGGCCAGTGAAGCGAGTTCTTCAACAGTACGTGGAGAACGAGCTGGCAAAGGGTATCCTTAGAGGCGATTTCAAGGATGAGGACAGCATCTTCGTGGACACCCAGGTGACAGTGCCATCGAATGGTCAGCTCCCGCAGCAGAAGCTTGTTTTCCGGAAAATaaacgaggaatcgaagccagctGCTGCTGAAGATGAGAAGTTCCTACCGACGGTCTGA
- the LOC124702677 gene encoding chaperone protein ClpB2, chloroplastic isoform X2 — MAAAPPLAADILISSPAAAPAVAPAPVVAAAWGNRRGASRCGPLRATRGRGWPAPLVGKGRPPRTLSVRCDASSRDGRITQQEFTEMAWQSIVLAPEVAKESKHQIVETEHLMKSLLEQRNGLARRIFSKAGVDNTRLLDATEKYIQRQPKVLGEDPGSMLGRDLEALIQRARDFKKEYGDSFVSVEHLVLGFADDKRFGRQLFKDFQITVKSLKTAIESIRGKQNVIDQDPEGKYEALERYGKDLTAMARQGKLDPVIGRDDEIRRCIQILSRRTKNNPVLIGEPGVGKTAIAEGLAQRIVQGDVPQALTNRRLITLDMGALIAGAKYRGEFEDRLKAVLKEVTDSDGQVILFIDEIHTVVGAGATSGSMDAGNLLKPMLGRGELRCIGATTLDEYRKYIEKDPALERRFQQVYVDQPSVEDTVSILRGLRERYELHHGVRISDSALVAAAVLSDRYISGRFLPDKAIDLVDESAAKLKMEITSKPTALDEIDRSVLKLEMERLSLTNDTDKASRDRLSRIEAELSLLKDTQKELTEQWEHEKSVMTKIQSIKEEIDRLNVEIQQAEREYDLNRAAELKYGSLNALQRQLQTTENELNEYQSSGKSMLREEVTQDDIAEIVSRWTGIPVSKLKQSDREKLLYLEDELHKRVVGQDPAVTAVSEAIQRSRAGLSDPNRPIASFMFMGPTGVGKTELAKALASFMFNTEDAVVRIDMSEYMEKHSVSRLIGAPPGYVGYEEGGQLTEAVRRRPYSVVLFDEIEKAHSDVFNVFLQVLDDGRVTDSQGRKVSFTNTIIIMTSNVGSQYILNMDEDGGTTDLSYESMKKRVMDAARSVFRPEFMNRVDEYIVFKPLERQQINRIVKLQLARVQKRIADRKIKLEVSPAAIEFLGSLGYDPNYGARPVKRVLQQYVENELAKGILRGDFKDEDSIFVDTQVTVPSNGQLPQQKLVFRKINEESKPAAAEDEKFLPTV; from the exons ATCACACAACAAGAATTTACTGAGATGGCATGGCAATCAATTGTTCTGGCACCTGAAGTAGCCAAAGAGAGTAAACACCAGATTGTGGAGACCGAACATTTGATGAAATCCTTGCTGGAGCAGAGGAATGGCCTTGCCCGTCGAATCTTTTCAAAAGCTGGAGTTGATAACACAAGGCTTCTTGATGCCACCGAGAAGTATATCCAGCGGCAAccaaag GTATTAGGTGAAGATCCTGGTTCAATGTTAGGACGTGACTTGGAAGCTCTGATACAAAGAGCAAGAGACTTTAAGAAAGAGTATGGTGATTCATTTGTCTCAGTTGAACATCTTGTTCTTGGCTTTGCGGATGATAAGCGATTTGGAAGACAGCTGTTCAAGGATTTTCAGATCACTGTCAAGTCTTTGAAAACAGCTATTGAATCCATAAGAGGGAAGCAAAATGTAATCGATCAAG ATCCTGAGGGCAAGTATGAAGCTTTGGAAAGATATGGAAAGGACCTGACAGCTATGGCACGCCAGGGGAAGCTCGACCCAGTTATTGGAAGAGATGATGAAATTCGTAGGTGCATTCAAATTTTATCTCGGAGAACAAAGAACAACCCAGTTTTGATTGGTGAACCTGGTGTGGGGAAAACAGCTATAGCTGAAGG GCTTGCTCAGAGGATAGTGCAAGGAGATGTTCCACAAGCACTGACAAACCGTCGA CTCATTACACTTGACATGGGTGCTTTGATTGCTGGTGCAAAATATCGAGGAGAATTCGAGGATAGGCTGAAAGCTGTACTCAAAGAAGTTACAGATTCTGATGGACAGGTCATTCTCTTCATTGATGAGATTCACACTGTTGTTGGAGCAG GTGCCACGTCTGGTTCAATGGATGCTGGTAATCTTCTGAAACCAATGCTTGGAAGAGGGGAGCTACGCTGCATTGGTGCAACAACCCTCGATGAGTACCGTAAATATATTGAGAAAGACCCAGCATTGGAGCGCCGCTTCCAACAAGTTTATGTTGATCAACCATCAGTTGAAGATACAGTCTCAATACTCCGAGGATTGCGTGAGAGATATGAATTGCACCATGGAGTCCGCATATCAGATAGTGCCCTTGTGGCCGCTGCTGTTTTATCTGATCGTTACATCAGCGGACGTTTTTTGCCTGACAAAG CAATTGATTTGGTCGATGAATCAGCTGCCAAGTTGAAGATGGAGATAACATCGAAGCCGACTGCTCTGGATGAGATTGATCGTTCTGTGCTTAAACTTGAAATGGAACGTCTCTCACTCACAAATGACACAGACAAAGCATCAAGGGACAGACTATCTCGCATTGAAGCAGAGTTGTCACTTTTGAAAGATACGCAGAAGGAACTGACTGAGCAGTGGGAGCACGAGAAGTCAGTGATGACAAAGATTCAATCTATTAAAGAAGAG ATTGACAGGTTAAATGTGGAGATCCAGCAGGCTGAACGTGAGTATGATCTCAATCGTGCAGCTGAACTGAAGTATGGTAGTCTGAATGCGTTGCAGCGGCAGCTTCAAACAACAGAGAATGAGCTAAATGAATACCAAAGTTCAGGGAAATCCATGCTAAGAGAAGAGGTGACCCAAGATGATATTGCCGAAATTGTGAGCCGATGGACGGGTATTCCAGTTTCAAAATTAAAGCAATCTGATAGAGAGAAGCTTCTGTATCTTGAGGATGAACTGCACAAGCGTGTCGTCGGGCAGGATCCTGCAGTCACAGCAGTGTCAGAGGCCATTCAGAGATCCAGAGCTGGTTTGTCTGATCCAAACCGTCCCATTGCCAGCTTCATGTTCATGGGGCCTACGGGAGTGGGCAAAACAGAATTAGCAAAAGCCCTTGCTTCTTTTATGTTCAACACTGAGGACGCTGTTGTCAGGATTGACATGAGTGAGTATATGGAGAAACATTCTGTCTCGAGACTGATTGGTGCACCACCAGGTTATGTTGGGTATGAGGAGGGTGGCCAGCTAACAGAAGCTGTCCGTAGGAGGCCATATTCCGTCGTCTTGTTTGATGAGATTGAGAAAGCCCATTCAGATGTATTCAACGTTTTCCTTCAAGTATTGGATGACGGCAGGGTTACTGACTCACAGGGTCGGAAGGTGAGCTTCACCAACACTATCATTATCATGACATCCAATGTTGGTTCACAGTACATATTAAACATGGATGAGGATGGTGGAACAACTGATTTGTCCTATGAGAGTATGAAGAAGAGGGTGATGGATGCTGCAAGATCAGTTTTCCGGCCAGAGTTCATGAATCGTGTAGATGAGTACATTGTTTTCAAGCCTCTCGAGAGACAACAGATCAACAGGATTGTCAAATTACAG TTGGCAAGAGTACAGAAGAGGATTGCTGACcgcaagatcaaactcgaagtctCACCTGCGGCAATTGAATTCCTGGGAAGCCTTGGGTACGACCCGAACTATGGCGCCAGGCCAGTGAAGCGAGTTCTTCAACAGTACGTGGAGAACGAGCTGGCAAAGGGTATCCTTAGAGGCGATTTCAAGGATGAGGACAGCATCTTCGTGGACACCCAGGTGACAGTGCCATCGAATGGTCAGCTCCCGCAGCAGAAGCTTGTTTTCCGGAAAATaaacgaggaatcgaagccagctGCTGCTGAAGATGAGAAGTTCCTACCGACGGTCTGA
- the LOC124702678 gene encoding membrane-anchored ubiquitin-fold protein 1 isoform X1 — MSGMQEQFEIKFRLPDGTDIGPKQYPAASTVATLKETIVAQWPKDKEKGPRTVNDIKLINAGKILENNRTLSECKSPICDFSGMTTMHVVVRAPTQDKQSADKRAAKKTKDFRCGCAIM, encoded by the exons ATGTCCGGGATGCAAGAACAGTTCGAGATCAAGTTCCGGCTGCCGGACGGCACCGACATCGGGCCCAAGCAGTACCCGGCGGCGTCCACCGTCGCCACCCTCAAGGAGACCATCGTCGCTCAATGGCCCAAAG ATAAGGAAAAAGGTCCAAGGACTGTGAATGACATCAAGCTTATCAACGCTGGGAAGATATTGGAGAATAATAGAACCCTCTCAGAATGCAAAAGCCCGATATGTGACTTCTCTGGAATGACAACTATGCATGTAGTAGTCCGTGCCCCGACTCAAGACAAACAGTCTG CAGATAAAAGAGCAGCCAAGAAGACAAAAGATTTCAGGTGTGGTTGCGCCATCATGTGA
- the LOC124702678 gene encoding membrane-anchored ubiquitin-fold protein 1 isoform X2: MSGMQEQFEIKFRLPDGTDIGPKQYPAASTVATLKETIVAQWPKDKEKGPRTVNDIKLINAGKILENNRTLSECKSPICDFSGMTTMHVVVRAPTQDKQSDKRAAKKTKDFRCGCAIM; this comes from the exons ATGTCCGGGATGCAAGAACAGTTCGAGATCAAGTTCCGGCTGCCGGACGGCACCGACATCGGGCCCAAGCAGTACCCGGCGGCGTCCACCGTCGCCACCCTCAAGGAGACCATCGTCGCTCAATGGCCCAAAG ATAAGGAAAAAGGTCCAAGGACTGTGAATGACATCAAGCTTATCAACGCTGGGAAGATATTGGAGAATAATAGAACCCTCTCAGAATGCAAAAGCCCGATATGTGACTTCTCTGGAATGACAACTATGCATGTAGTAGTCCGTGCCCCGACTCAAGACAAACAGTCTG ATAAAAGAGCAGCCAAGAAGACAAAAGATTTCAGGTGTGGTTGCGCCATCATGTGA